One genomic region from Xyrauchen texanus isolate HMW12.3.18 chromosome 4, RBS_HiC_50CHRs, whole genome shotgun sequence encodes:
- the man1b1b gene encoding mannosidase, alpha, class 1B, member 1b: MLPSSRRDYVSLTLSESGSYTNSKQWRRQSCWRKWKQLSRLQRSLILFTLLLLLVCGIATSPTLIEHWRDGAVWGNGDDAKQTFVVDLKNDYRPYLPELPSEKKGRRGPPSLKNRLQSKTNVSGPLGEGNDGPDMKNLEKGSEGGNPVISWHGAVIDEEQGSDTDTKEKENQEDPSSLALAESRQEAVREAFRHAWKGYKDFAWGHDELKPISKSFGEWFGLGLTLIDALDTMWILGLKEEFAEAREWVAKELSFNKNVDVNLFESTIRILGGLLSTYHLTGDSVFLDKATDIGSRLMPAFKTPSKIPYSDVNIGKGIAHPPRWTSDSSVAEVTSIQLEFRELSRLTGDPKYQLAVMEVMKQVHKLDGKRDGLVPMFINTNNGQFTHQGMYTLGARADSYYEYLLKQWIQGGKKENELLEDYLQAVEGVKKNLLKKSTPLGLTFVGELTNGHFSPKMDHLVCFLPGTLALGTHHGLPADHMELAQQLMETCYQMYAQMETGLSPEIAHFNMHEGSTQDVDVKVADRHNLLRPETVESLVYLYRFTKDKKYQQWGWEILQNFNKYTRVSTGGYTSINNVRDPAYPSPRDKMESFFLGETLKYFYLLFSDDPNLIDLDKYVFNTEAHPLPIWPQME; this comes from the exons ATGCTTCCATCATCAAGAAGGGATTATGTATCTTTGACTCTGAGCGAAAGCGGCAGCTACACAAACAGCAAGCAGTGGCGGCGGCAGTCATGCTGGAGG AAATGGAAACAGCTGTCCAGATTGCAGCGCAGCTTGATCCTGTTTACACTGCTGCTGCTTCTGGTTTGTGGTATAGCCACATCTCCCACTCTCATAGAACACTGGAGAG ATGGTGCTGTATGGGGGAACGGGGACGATGCTAAACAAACATTTGTTGTAGACCTGAAAAACGATTACAGGCCCTATCTTCCCGAGCTGCCCTCTGAG AAAAAGGGCAGACGTGGACCACCCTCCTTGAAGAACCGtttgcaaagcaaaacaaatgtgTCAGGACCACTGGGAGAAGGAAATGATGGACCAGACATGAAGAATTTAGAAAAAGGGTCTGAAGGAGGGAATCCAGTCATTAG TTGGCATGGAGCTGTGATAGATGAGGAACAGGGGTCTGACACTGACACCAAGGAGAAAGAAAACCAAGAAGACCCATCTTCATTAGCACTTG CTGAGAGCAGGCAAGAGGCTGTGAGAGAAGCATTTAGACATGCCTGGAAGGGCTACAAAGATTTTGCCTGGGGACATGATGAGCTCAAACCCATCTCTAAATCCTTTGGAGAGTGGTTTGGACTTGGGCTAACTCTAATTGATGCTCTGGACACTATGTGGATCTTGGGTCTAAAAGAGG AGTTTGCAGAGGCCAGGGAATGGGTGGCCAAAGAACTCTCCTTCAATAAAAACGTGGATGTTAATCTGTTCGAGAGCACCATTCGTATCCTGGGTGGCCTGCTGAGCACTTATCATCTGACTGGAGACTCTGTGTTCCTGGATAAAGCT ACTGATATTGGCTCCAGACTGATGCCTGCCTTCAAAACGCCCTCTAAAATCCCTTACTCTGATGTGAACATTGGGAAGGGAATAGCTCATCCTCCACGGTGGACTTCAGACAGCAGTGTAGCTGAGGTCACCAGCATTCAGTTGGAGTTCAGAGAGCTCAGTCGGCTCACTGGAGATCCTAAATACCAG CTGGCGGTGATGGAAGTAATGAAGCAGGTCCATAAATTGGATGGAAAACGAGATGGATTAGTACCTATGTTTATCAATACCAATAATGGGCAGTTCACCCACCAGGGCATGTACACGCTGGGGGCCAGAGCTGACAGCTACTATGAGTACCTACTGAAGCAATGGATTCAGGGAGGCAAGAAGGAGAACGA ATTGTTGGAGGACTATCTGCAGGCTGTGGAAGGGGTGAAGAAGAACCTGCTGAAGAAGTCCACTCCTCTAGGGCTCACATTTGTAGGAGAGCTAACCAATGGACACTTCAGTCCCAAGATG gaccaCTTGGTGTGTTTCCTGCCTGGTACACTCGCACTTGGAACACACCATGGCCTACCTGCTGATCACATGGAGCTGGCACAACAGCTGATGGAGACCTGCTATCAGATGTATGCCCAGATGGAGACAGGCTTAAGTCCAGAGATAGCTCACTTCAACATGCATGAAGGCAGCACACAGGATGTAGATGTAAAG GTTGCAGACAGGCACAACCTGCTGAGGCCAGAGACAGTGGAGAGCCTCGTCTACTTGTACAGGTTTACCAAGGATAAGAAGTACCAGCAGTGGGGCTGGGAGATCTTGCAGAACTTCAATAAATACACAAGG GTTTCCACTGGAGGTTATACATCCATAAACAACGTTCGTGACCCAGCCTATCCAAGTCCCAGAGACAAGATGGAGAGCTTCTTCTTGGGTGAGACACTCAAATACTTCTATCTGCTGTTTTCAGATGACCCCAATCTTATCGACCTAGACAAATATGTCTTCAACACTGAGGCCCATCCCCTACCCATATGGCCACAAATGGAGTAA